One segment of Leptodactylus fuscus isolate aLepFus1 chromosome 7, aLepFus1.hap2, whole genome shotgun sequence DNA contains the following:
- the IL34 gene encoding interleukin-34, with amino-acid sequence MAIQKGVIFFLCVLNLVRTAVIQDECHFIELISRKLQYENRIMYMRDYFPTDYQLPVKYEEIFQCQNITNLISEGTTMEELRFLWDIVSENVLLSIWRVLPQRHPSQSYISDLRNMFNALHVSPQPELSDVIKDILGRLWTPGNKVKGVSPKDLLDDCLRVLDALYQEECNLCLHGSHSEEDTLCPNGTVPVLSNTRRLSC; translated from the exons ATGGCCATACAGAAAGGAGTCATCTTCTTCCTCT GTGTTCTCAATCTGGTGAGGACGGCAGTGATTCAAGATGAATGTCACTTTATTGAACTGATAAGTCGTAAACTACAGTATGAAAACCGCATCATGTACATG CGCGACTACTTCCCGACTGATTATCAACTGCCTGTGAAGTATGAGGAGATCTTTCAGTGTCAGAACATCACCAACCTG ATCAGTGAAGGTACCACAATGGAGGAGCTGCGCTTCCTATGGGACATTGTCAGTGAGAATGTTCTGCTAAGTATATGGCGTGTGCTGCCCCAGAGACACCCCTCCCAATCCTACATCAGTGACCTGAGGAACATGTTTAATGCACTGCATGTCAGCCCACAG CCAGAGTTGAGTGATGTCATCAAGGATATTCTGGGGCGATTATGGACACCAGGAAACAAAGTAAAAGGTGTTTCTCCGAAGGATCTGCTGGATGACTGCTTGAGAGTGTTAGATGCCTTATACCAGGAAGAATGCAACCTCTGTCTGCACGGGTCACACTCGGAGGAGGACACACTTTGCCCTAATGGAACAGTTCCAGTTTTGTCCAATACGCGGAGGCTATCCTGTTAG